Proteins encoded in a region of the Puntigrus tetrazona isolate hp1 chromosome 12, ASM1883169v1, whole genome shotgun sequence genome:
- the aqp8a.2 gene encoding aquaporin-8a.2, with product MSAVAEKLELEELDKTLLKKNEPKPLGKYERMIQPCVAELVGTTFFVFIGCVSVIENVEAAGRLQPALVHGLAVAVLVACMAEISGSHFNPPFTIAIWLCGGIQLTMAVPYLISQLIGGVLGAAMSKVMTTHENYMNATGAAFTIVKSEEQLGKVVFAEMAMTCLVTMVVLLGAVNGKSKSPLVPFMVGCTVIVNILAGGDVSGTCLNPVRAFGPALMANYWTYHWVYWVGPIGGGLVAAALVRLLLGDEKIRIILK from the exons ATGTCGGCGGTGGCAGAGAAGCTAGAGCTTGAAGAGCTGGACAAAACCTTGCTGAAGAAGAATGAACCAAAACCTCTGGGCAAATATGAGAGAATGATCCAGCCGTGTGTAGCCGAGCTGGTGGGCAcgactttttttgtctttatcgGCTGTGTGTCTGTTATTGAAAACGTGGAGGCAGCGGGACGACTACAGCCAGCGCTTGTGCATGGATTGGCCGTGGCTGTGCTGGTGGCGTGCATGGCAGAAATCAG cgGATCACATTTTAACCCTCCGTTCACCATCGCTATCTGGTTATGTGGTGGAATTCAGCTGACGATGGCTGTTCCCTACCTTATCAGTCAGCTTATCGGAGGTGTGCTGGGAGCTGCAATGTCAAAG GTTATGACCACACACGAGAATTATATGAACGCTACCGGGGCGGCCTTTACTATTGTTAAATCTGAGGAGCAGCTGGGGAAGGTTGTGTTTGCTGAAATGGCCATGACTTGTCTAGTAACTATGGTAGTGCTTCTGGGAGCCGTCAATGGAAAGAGCAAAAGCCCCCTGGTGCCCTTCATGGTGGGCTGCACCGTTATTGTCAATATTCTGGCAGG AGGAGATGTTTCTGGCACCTGTTTGAATCCCGTAAGAGCTTTTGGACCCGCATTGATGGCTAACTACTGGACTTATCATTGGGTTTATTGGGTCGGTCCGATAGGAGGAGGTCTCGTGGCTGCTGCTCTTGTGAG GCTTCTGCTTGGAGATGAGAAGATCCGAATTATACTGAAATGA
- the hbae5 gene encoding hemoglobin, alpha embryonic 5: protein MSLSAKDKAIVKALWAKISPKAEDIGNEALSRMLYVYPQTKTYFSHWSDLAPGSAPVRKHGKKVVSGIGLAVEKIDDLFAGLLTLSELHAFQLRVDPANFKILSHNILLVCAMLFPNDFTPEAHLAMDKFLARLALALSDKYR, encoded by the exons ATGAGTCTCTCCGCTAAAGACAAAGCAATCGTGAAGGCCCTCTGGGCGAAGATCTCCCCAAAGGCTGAGGATATCGGCAACGAGGCGTTGTCCAG AATGCTCTATGTCTACCCTCAGACCAAAACCTACTTCTCTCACTGGAGCGACCTGGCCCCCGGCTCTGCTCCGGTGAGGAAGCACGGAAAGAAGGTCGTCTCTGGAATCGGTTTGGCTGTTGAGAAAATCGACGACCTTTTCGCCGGCCTGCTCACTCTTAGCGAGCTGCATGCCTTTCAGCTGAGGGTCGATCCTGCTAACTTCAAG ATCCTTTCCCACAACATCCTCTTGGTGTGCGCCATGCTCTTCCCTAACGACTTCACACCTGAAGCCCACCTGGCCATGGACAAGTTCCTTGCAAGACTGGCCCTGGCTTTGTCTGACAAATATCGTTAA
- the aqp8a.1 gene encoding aquaporin-8a.1 has translation MTGETVGPPYHHSTPSSVHLYQYDAAVCASTDHLKFHTDEMTSAESKSELFTVATGDGGDAHQNQPKKLSFYEHYIQPCLAEVLGSTLFMFVGCVSVMGNVGISGSIQPALAHGLALAIAIAIFGEISGGHFNPAVSVCVYLIGGMELMLLLPYVLSQMLGGVIAASLAKAVTTNEAFNNATGAAFDAVQSSHGTGSATVAEMIMTLFLTMVVSMGAVNGRTRSHLAPFCIGLTVTANILAGGGISGACMNPARAFGPAIVSGHWEYHWIYWVGPLTGALVTVSLVRLVVGDKKIRVIFK, from the exons ATGACGGGGGAGACTGTTGGCCCGCCTTACCACCACTCCACCCCATCCTCCGTCCACCTTTATCAGTACGACGCCGCAGTGTGTGCGAGCACAGATCACCTGAAGTTTCACACAGACGAGATGACCTCAGCCGAGTCCAAGTCGGAGCTCTTTACGGTAGCCACCGGCGATGGAGGGGATGCCCATCAGAATCAGCCCAAGAAGCTGTCTTTCTATGAGCACTACATTCAGCCGTGCCTAGCGGAGGTCCTCGGCTCCACTCTCTTCATGTTTGTAGGCTGTGTGTCGGTCATGGGCAACGTGGGAATCAGCGGGAGCATCCAGCCTGCGCTGGCACACGGACTAGCACTGGCTATAGCAATTGCCATTTTTGGAGAAATCAG CGGCGGTCACTTCAATCCagccgtgtctgtgtgtgtttacctcaTCGGGGGAATGGAACTGATGCTCCTGCTGCCATATGTGCTCTCGCAAATGTTAGGTGGAGTGATTGCTGCCAGCCTCGCCAAA gCTGTCACTACGAACGAAGCGTTTAACAATGCAACGGGAGCAGCGTTTGACGCCGTCCAGTCATCTCACGGAACTGGCTCTGCGACCGTGGCCGAGATGATTATGACCCTGTTCCTGACTATGGTTGTGAGCATGGGTGCCGTGAACGGAAGGACCCGAAGCCATCTGGCTCCTTTCTGTATTGGGCTCACGGTGACTGCAAATATTTTGGCTGG GGGTGGAATATCAGGGGCATGTATGAATCCGGCACGGGCCTTCGGGCCAGCAATAGTGTCCGGTCACTGGGAGTACCACTGGATATATTGGGTGGGACCTCTGACCGGCGCTCTGGTCACCGTCAGTCTCGTGAG GTTGGTAGTGGGAGACAAGAAGATCCGCGTTATTTTCAAGTGA
- the hbbe2 gene encoding hemoglobin beta embryonic-2, producing the protein MVVWTDQERACIQDIFSKLNYEEAGPKALQRALIVYPWTQRYFASFGNLYNAEAIMSNPRVAAHGIVVLHGLDRAMKNMDDIKNTYAELSVLHSDKLHVDPDNFRLLADCLTIVIAGTMGTSFTADVQAAWQKFLAVVVSALRRQYH; encoded by the exons ATGGTTGTGTGGACCGACCAGGAGCGCGCCTGCATCCAGGACATTTTCAGCAAGCTGAATTACGAGGAGGCCGGCCCCAAAGCTTTGCAGAG GGCCTTGATTGTGTATCCCTGGACTCAGCGGTACTTCGCAAGTTTTGGGAACCTGTACAATGCCGAGGCCATCATGTCTAACCCAAGGGTGGCGGCCCACGGAATTGTTGTGCTCCACGGCCTCGACAGAGCCATGAAGAACATGGATGACATCAAGAACACCTATGCCGAACTGAGCGTGCTGCACTCCGACAAATTGCACGTGGATCCTGACAACTTCAGG CTGCTGGCCGACTGCCTGACCATTGTGATTGCGGGGACTATGGGCACCTCTTTCACAGCTGACGTGCAGGCGGCCTGGCAGAAGTTCCTCGCTGTTGTCGTCTCTGCTCTGCGCAGACAGTATCATTAA
- the hbbe3 gene encoding hemoglobin beta embryonic-3 codes for MVQWTAEERAAIEAVFAKLDFESVGLESLTRLLVVYPWTRRYFGGFGNLFNAEAIMANPKVAAHGTVVLKGLEMALKNMDDIKNTYTSLSELHSEKLQVDPGNFQLLGDCLTVVIATRMRTEFTPDVQAAWQKFLAVTVSALRKQYN; via the exons ATGGTTCAGTGGACAGCTGAGGAACGCGCTGCGATAGAGGCTGTATTCGCCAAACTCGACTTCGAGTCGGTGGGCCTCGAGAGCTTGACGAG ACTCTTGGTGGTCTATCCTTGGACTCGGCGGTACTTTGGCGGCTTTGGAAACTTGTTCAACGCCGAGGCAATCATGGCTAACCCTAAGGTCGCCGCGCACGGGACCGTAGTGCTCAAAGGTCTGGAAATGGCCCTTAAAAACATGGATGATATCAAAAACACCTACACTTCCCTTAGCGAGCTTCACTCAGAGAAACTGCAAGTTGACCCAGGCAATTTCCAG CTCTTAGGCGACTGCCTGACCGTGGTGATCGCTACACGCATGAGGACTGAGTTCACCCCGGACGTCCAAGCTGCGTGGCAGAAGTTCCTGGCTGTTACTGTGTCAGCCCTGAGAAAGCAGTATAATTGA
- the lcmt1 gene encoding leucine carboxyl methyltransferase 1: MASKQPFTDSDTADEAVRATCDDASTCKRFATSKGYWTDLYVQYFVRQIGERKAPEINRGYYGRVRGMNLLIDAFLKKTQCDCQVVNLGAGLDTTFWRLKDENIMPKKFFEVDFPMIVARKIHHIKTKPPLSKPLIETHSTDSLLLDGHSLNSDRYCIIGADLRDLPALEEKLKKFQINPELPTLFLSECVLVYMTPEQSSRLVHWVADTFSTAMFINYEQVNMNDRFGQIMIENLQRRQCNLAGVDACQSLDSEKERFLSAGWESVNALDMMTVYSMLPQEDVARIERLEFLDEKELLQQLLQHYCICWAVKDKLNLGLSQIGF, from the exons ATGGCATCCAAACAGCCATTTACAGATTCAGACACTGCTGACGAAGCGGTCAGAGCAACTTGCGACGATGCATCGACATGCAAAAG GTTTGCTACCAGTAAAGGTTACTGGACTGACCTCTACGTCCAGTATTTTGTGAGACAAATAGGTGAGCGTAAAGCACCTGAGATCAACAGAG GTTATTATGGTCGTGTCAGAGGGATGAATCTTCTTATTGATGCTTTTCTCAAGAAGACGCAATGTGATTGCCAGGTGGTGAATCTCGGGGCAGGACTGGATACTACTTTTTGGAgattaaag GATGAAAACATTATGCCAAAAAAGTTCTTCGAAGTTGACTTCCCAATGATTGTCGCCAGAAAAATACACCACATCAA GACGAAACCTCCGCTATCCAAGCCTTTGATTGAGACCCACTCCACTGATTCACTTCTTCTGG ATGGTCACAGCCTGAATTCGGACAGATACTGCATCATTGGTGCCGATCTCAGAGACCTTCCTGCTTTAGAGGAGAAGCTAAAAAAGTTCCAGATAAATCCGGA GTTGCCCACTCTGTTTCTGTCCGAGTGTGTGCTGGTGTACATGACCCCTGAGCAGTCCTCCAGACTGGTGCACTGGGTCGCAGACACCTTCTCCACGGCCATGTTCATTAACTACGAACAG GTGAACATGAATGATCGCTTCGGGCAGATCATGATCGAGAATCTGCAGAGACGACAGTGCAATCTGGCTGGGGTGGATGCGTGTCAGTCTCTGGACTCTGAA AAGGAGCGCTTTCTGTCAGCAGGCTGGGAAAGTGTAAACGCGCTGGACATGATGACGGTCTACAGCATGCTTCCTCAGGAAGATGTAGCTAG AATCGAGCGTCTAGAGTTTTTAGATGAAAAGGAACTTCTCCAACAGCTTCTTCAACACTATTGCATCTGCTGGGCTGTAAAAGATAAGCTCAATCTAG GCCTCTCGCAAATTGGGTTTTAA
- the zgc:163057 gene encoding hemoglobin subunit alpha-D-like, whose amino-acid sequence MLSNTEKELIVQIWDKMLPVAEEIGSEALLRMFTTFPKTKTYFSHLDISPRSEHLRCHGKKIVQALAEGARNISTLTTTLAPLSRFHAYQLRIHPTNFKLFNHCILVTLACHMGDNFTPVAHAAIDKFLSAFSAVLAEKFR is encoded by the exons ATGCTATCGAACACCGAAAAAGAGTTGATTGTACAGATATGGGACAAAATGCTTCCAGTGGCAGAGGAAATTGGATCTGAGGCTCTTTTAAG GATGTTCACAACGTTCCCCAAAACAAAGACATACTTCTCTCACCTAGATATCAGCCCCCGTTCAGAGCATTTACGCTGCCACGGGAAGAAAATCGTCCAGGCTTTAGCCGAGGGTGCGAGGAACATAAGCACGCTCACCACCACGTTGGCGCCACTAAGCAGGTTCCACGCCTATCAACTGCGAATACATCCAACAAACTTCAAG CTTTTCAATCATTGCATCCTCGTGACGTTAGCCTGCCACATGGGCGATAACTTCACACCTGTCGCACACGCGGCGATAGACAAGTTCCTTTCGGCATTCTCAGCAGTTTTAGCCGAAAAGTTCCGATGA